One window of the Populus trichocarpa isolate Nisqually-1 chromosome 9, P.trichocarpa_v4.1, whole genome shotgun sequence genome contains the following:
- the LOC7464028 gene encoding protein RADIALIS-like 2, with amino-acid sequence MASSSMSSRGSGSWTVQQNKAFERALAVYDRDTPDRWYNVARAVGGKTAEEVKRHYELLVEDVKHIESGHVPFPNYRTTGANGHARG; translated from the exons ATGGCATCAAGCTCAATGTCCTCTCGCGGTTCGGGCTCGTGGACTGTTCAGCAGAACAAAGCCTTTGAAAGGGCTTTGGCTGTGTATGACAGAGACACGCCCGATCGCTGGTACAATGTAGCCAGGGCAGTCGGTGGAAAAACCGCAGAAGAAGTGAAAAGGCACTATGAACTGCTTGTGGAGGATGTGAAGCATATTGAGTCGGGCCATGTTCCCTTCCCTAATTACAGGACTACCGGGGCAAATGGCCACGCAAGAG GATGA